In a genomic window of Thermoplasmata archaeon:
- a CDS encoding AAA family ATPase, producing MAEDLHTEYKSEFSDKIAKSVVAFSNGDGGVILIGIDDDGNIIGLHNADETALKCVGMLHDDIRPDVTPTTSVDVIKMDGKDIIEIIVQEGTSKPYYLRQKGMRAEGVYIRRGPSSTPATDEQFNQMIRRARSKEYESLRSFRQDLTFTYAENVFHRSGLAFDDAHMNMLGMMDQDGYTNLGFLLSDQCDFQMKAAVFMDEHRTGFIDRQEISGSLLRQYDDAMMFIRRHTTVSSEIVGTKRNDHYDFPTEAVREIVLNAIIHRDYTSSGTTLISMYGDKLEIASPGTIMEDISREDMFKGVSFPRNRKLSEVFYRLGLVEAYGSGIPRIMGIYSDSERHPEFDITPAVFRVTIYSKNGFKDISLKKGDVLTRSDIEERLGVSKSKATMIVNEMVDNNKLERIGVGKSTRYVVL from the coding sequence TCATCGGATTGCACAATGCAGACGAGACTGCGCTCAAATGCGTCGGAATGCTTCATGACGATATTCGCCCAGATGTGACACCGACCACTTCTGTCGATGTCATCAAGATGGATGGAAAGGATATCATCGAGATCATTGTGCAGGAAGGAACGTCCAAACCATACTATCTAAGACAGAAAGGAATGCGTGCCGAAGGCGTATACATCCGTCGCGGCCCATCATCCACCCCCGCCACGGACGAACAGTTCAATCAGATGATACGCAGAGCACGTTCCAAAGAGTATGAATCACTCAGATCATTCAGACAAGACCTGACATTCACATACGCCGAGAACGTCTTCCACAGATCCGGATTGGCATTCGATGATGCACACATGAACATGCTCGGAATGATGGACCAGGACGGGTACACAAACCTGGGATTCCTCCTGTCCGACCAATGCGACTTCCAGATGAAAGCCGCGGTCTTCATGGATGAACACAGGACCGGCTTCATCGACCGCCAGGAGATATCGGGCTCTCTTCTCAGACAGTACGATGATGCAATGATGTTCATCCGTAGGCACACCACCGTATCTTCGGAGATCGTCGGTACCAAGAGGAACGACCATTACGATTTCCCCACCGAGGCTGTCAGGGAGATCGTCCTTAACGCCATCATCCACAGAGATTACACCTCCAGCGGTACCACCCTGATATCGATGTACGGTGACAAGCTGGAAATCGCCTCTCCGGGAACCATCATGGAGGACATCTCACGCGAAGACATGTTCAAAGGGGTCTCGTTCCCCCGCAACAGGAAGCTGTCAGAGGTCTTCTACAGACTGGGCCTCGTGGAAGCCTATGGCTCCGGAATCCCGCGTATAATGGGCATATACTCGGACTCGGAAAGACACCCGGAATTCGATATAACTCCGGCAGTATTCCGCGTTACTATCTATTCCAAGAACGGATTCAAGGACATTTCCCTGAAGAAAGGAGATGTCCTGACCAGGTCCGACATTGAGGAACGCTTGGGCGTGAGCAAATCAAAAGCGACCATGATCGTCAACGAGATGGTCGACAATAACAAGCTGGAACGGATCGGTGTCGGGAAGTCAACGCGTTATGTGGTGCTCTGA